The Aliiroseovarius pelagivivens genome contains a region encoding:
- a CDS encoding NADH:flavin oxidoreductase codes for MSNDPLLQPYQLGHLTLRNRIMTTSHEPAYPEDGMPKERYAAYHAERAKAGVAMTMTAGSAAVSKDSPPVFNNILAYKDEVIPWIRNLTDAVHEHGAACMIQLTHLGRRTGWNKGDWMPPVCSTPHREPAHRAFPKMAEDWDISRIISDFADAAERMKEGGMDGVEVMTHGHLLDQFISPLTNRLEGPYGGDLAGRMKLTMDIIEAVRARVGREFIVGVRFAPDEVETGGIDPDMGLEIARMLRDCGQVDYLNINRGRIHTDPAMTDMIPIQGAPASPHLDFAGRVRKEIGMPTFHAARIPDVATARHAVSSGQLDMVGMTRAHMADPHIVKKIIEGREEDIRPCVGATYCLDRIYQAGDALCVHNAATGRELTMPHEIAPADTPRKVVVVGAGPAGLEAARVAAERGHDVTVFEAQPDPGGQVRLTSQTPRRREMIGIVDWRMAQCAARDVTFHFNTWAETHDVTALNPDVVIVATGGLPNLELFETKGAQDLAVSAWDVIAGDVKCAGDVLIYDESGDHPALQAAEIASEAGAKVEVMTPDRVFAPDIMAMNLVPYMRSLQPKGVRFTVTERLKGIQRDGNRLRVTLGTDYSEFTREATYDQVVVNYGTMPMDDLYFDLKEQSSNRGEVDHNALIEGRPQTIRTNPDGQFQLFRIGDAVTARNTHAAIYDALRLVKDL; via the coding sequence ATGTCGAACGATCCACTTTTGCAGCCATATCAGTTGGGGCATCTGACCCTGAGAAACCGGATCATGACGACAAGCCATGAACCGGCCTATCCCGAGGATGGGATGCCGAAAGAGCGATATGCTGCGTATCACGCTGAGCGCGCCAAGGCGGGTGTGGCGATGACCATGACGGCGGGATCAGCGGCGGTGTCGAAAGACAGTCCGCCCGTCTTCAACAACATCCTTGCCTATAAGGACGAGGTTATTCCGTGGATCAGAAACCTGACGGATGCGGTGCACGAACATGGCGCGGCCTGCATGATCCAGCTGACCCATCTGGGGCGGCGTACGGGGTGGAACAAGGGCGATTGGATGCCGCCTGTGTGCTCGACTCCGCATCGTGAGCCTGCCCACCGGGCCTTCCCTAAAATGGCCGAGGATTGGGATATTTCGCGGATCATTTCCGACTTCGCTGACGCAGCCGAGCGGATGAAAGAGGGCGGCATGGACGGGGTCGAGGTGATGACCCACGGGCACCTGTTGGACCAGTTCATCTCGCCCCTGACCAACCGATTGGAAGGCCCCTATGGCGGCGATCTTGCCGGGCGGATGAAGCTGACGATGGATATCATTGAAGCCGTGCGCGCACGCGTGGGACGTGAGTTCATCGTGGGGGTTCGGTTTGCACCGGACGAGGTCGAGACCGGCGGCATTGATCCAGATATGGGGCTGGAGATCGCGCGGATGCTGCGCGACTGCGGGCAGGTGGATTACCTGAACATCAACCGGGGCCGCATTCATACCGACCCCGCGATGACGGATATGATCCCCATTCAGGGCGCGCCGGCCTCGCCGCATTTGGATTTCGCAGGCCGGGTCCGCAAGGAAATCGGTATGCCCACCTTCCACGCGGCCCGCATTCCGGATGTCGCAACCGCGCGCCACGCGGTGTCGTCTGGGCAGTTGGATATGGTGGGCATGACGCGCGCGCACATGGCCGATCCGCATATCGTGAAGAAGATCATCGAGGGGCGCGAAGAAGACATTCGCCCCTGTGTTGGTGCCACCTACTGCCTGGATCGGATCTATCAGGCGGGCGATGCACTCTGCGTACATAATGCTGCCACCGGGCGCGAGCTGACCATGCCGCACGAGATTGCCCCTGCAGACACCCCCCGCAAGGTGGTGGTCGTGGGCGCTGGGCCTGCGGGGCTTGAGGCCGCGCGGGTAGCCGCCGAGCGTGGACACGACGTGACCGTCTTTGAAGCGCAGCCTGATCCCGGCGGGCAGGTGCGTCTGACCTCTCAGACGCCGCGTCGGCGCGAGATGATCGGCATTGTCGATTGGCGCATGGCGCAATGTGCGGCCCGCGATGTCACCTTCCATTTCAACACATGGGCCGAGACCCATGACGTGACCGCCCTGAACCCCGATGTGGTGATCGTTGCCACCGGCGGCCTGCCGAACCTTGAACTGTTCGAGACCAAGGGCGCGCAGGATTTGGCCGTCAGCGCGTGGGACGTGATCGCGGGCGACGTGAAATGCGCGGGTGATGTGCTGATCTATGACGAAAGCGGCGACCACCCGGCGCTGCAGGCCGCCGAGATCGCTTCTGAGGCCGGTGCGAAGGTCGAGGTGATGACACCTGATCGCGTATTCGCCCCGGATATCATGGCAATGAACCTTGTGCCCTATATGCGGTCGCTGCAGCCCAAAGGGGTGCGGTTCACCGTGACCGAGCGCCTGAAAGGCATTCAGCGCGACGGCAATCGCCTGAGGGTCACGCTGGGTACCGATTATTCCGAGTTCACCCGCGAGGCGACCTATGATCAGGTGGTGGTGAACTACGGCACGATGCCGATGGATGATCTGTATTTCGACCTGAAAGAGCAGTCATCAAACCGGGGCGAAGTGGACCACAATGCGCTGATCGAGGGGCGCCCGCAGACCATCCGTACAAACCCTGACGGGCAGTTCCAACTGTTCCGCATTGGCGACGCCGTGACAGCACGCAACACGCATGCTGCCATCTATGACGCGCTGAGGTTGGTGAAAGACCTGTAA
- a CDS encoding trimethylamine methyltransferase family protein, producing the protein MSEPSTGRRRSRGKREARDGAPGQNPHLERPYIKRGIPTYDILGEDALQQIEATADRIMAEIGIEFRDDSDTVEMFRKAGGEVTQLDDTRWNTKFAPGMIREILKTAPAVFTQHARNPANNVEVGGDNVIFAPSYGSPFVMDLDKGRRYGTLEDFQNFVKLGQMSPWLHHSGGTVCEPTDVPVNKRHLDMVYAHMRYSDRPFLGSVTAPERAADSVEMCRVLFGADFVDQNCVIMGNFNTTSPLVMDGITTQGIREYAKAGQGSIHLPFLLGGAVSPLTMAGSIAQCLAESMVSCAVAQLERPGAPVVLASFLSSMSLRSGSPTFGTAEPAVGSLVYGQLARRLNLPLRCAGNFSTSKLPDAQAMQQAMMSMMSAVQCGANYLLHSAGFLDGLLSMSYEKFMLDLDLCGALHSYYDGVVVTEDTLGFDALAEKGPGEHLFATAHTLRHYKTAYYDSALDDNQPWETWDEQGEIDMATRANTRWKAQLAAYEAPGMDPATDEALKDFVARKKASMDDAWY; encoded by the coding sequence ATGAGCGAACCAAGCACAGGACGGCGGCGCAGCCGTGGTAAACGGGAGGCACGCGATGGTGCGCCGGGGCAGAACCCGCATCTGGAGCGTCCCTATATCAAGCGCGGCATCCCTACCTACGACATTCTTGGTGAAGACGCGTTGCAGCAGATCGAGGCAACAGCCGACCGCATCATGGCCGAGATTGGTATCGAGTTTCGCGATGATTCCGACACGGTCGAGATGTTCCGCAAGGCTGGCGGCGAGGTCACGCAGCTGGACGACACGCGGTGGAACACCAAGTTCGCGCCCGGTATGATCCGCGAGATCCTGAAGACAGCACCGGCGGTCTTCACTCAGCACGCCCGCAACCCGGCCAACAATGTCGAGGTCGGCGGGGACAATGTGATCTTCGCGCCCTCGTATGGAAGCCCTTTCGTGATGGATCTGGACAAGGGTCGCCGCTATGGCACGCTTGAGGACTTCCAAAACTTTGTGAAGCTGGGCCAGATGAGCCCGTGGCTGCACCATTCCGGCGGAACGGTTTGCGAACCGACCGATGTGCCGGTGAACAAACGCCATCTTGATATGGTCTATGCCCACATGCGCTATTCCGACCGGCCGTTTCTTGGCTCGGTCACTGCGCCAGAACGCGCCGCCGATAGTGTCGAGATGTGCCGCGTGCTGTTCGGCGCGGATTTTGTCGACCAGAACTGCGTCATCATGGGGAACTTTAACACCACCAGCCCCTTGGTTATGGACGGGATCACGACGCAGGGCATTCGCGAGTATGCCAAGGCGGGGCAGGGCTCGATTCATTTGCCGTTCTTGCTGGGCGGGGCGGTGTCGCCTCTGACGATGGCTGGGTCCATCGCGCAATGTCTGGCGGAAAGCATGGTGTCCTGCGCGGTGGCGCAGCTGGAACGTCCCGGTGCGCCGGTGGTGCTTGCCAGCTTCCTTAGCTCGATGTCGCTGCGCTCGGGTTCACCGACATTTGGGACGGCGGAGCCTGCGGTGGGCAGTCTGGTCTATGGCCAGTTGGCGCGCCGCTTGAACCTTCCCCTGCGCTGTGCGGGCAACTTCTCGACCTCGAAGCTTCCCGATGCTCAGGCGATGCAGCAGGCGATGATGTCGATGATGTCGGCGGTGCAGTGCGGGGCGAATTATCTGCTGCACTCGGCGGGCTTCTTGGATGGGCTTCTGTCCATGTCCTATGAGAAGTTCATGCTGGATCTGGACCTGTGTGGCGCGCTGCATTCCTATTACGATGGGGTCGTGGTGACCGAGGATACGTTGGGTTTTGACGCGTTGGCCGAAAAAGGACCGGGTGAGCACCTGTTCGCGACCGCCCATACTTTGCGGCACTATAAAACGGCCTATTACGACAGCGCGCTGGACGACAACCAGCCGTGGGAGACATGGGACGAACAGGGCGAGATCGACATGGCAACCCGTGCCAACACCCGCTGGAAGGCCCAACTTGCGGCGTATGAGGCGCCGGGGATGGATCCGGCAACAGATGAGGCGTTGAAGGATTTTGTTGCGCGCAAGAAAGCCTCGATGGATGACGCCTGGTATTGA
- a CDS encoding TetR/AcrR family transcriptional regulator, whose protein sequence is MAKNDIPRPRASERMWLDAALELLITVGVDGVKIMPLANHLGLTRTGFYHHFRDREALLDAMIKRWEDKNTGNLVAQCALYAETICEAMFNLQDCWFQKDLFDAQLDRAIRNWADHDADLERRVEAADAQRKAAIKTMFERFDYSPDDAEVRTMAILYTQVGYIAMEIKEDPIGRIDRVPLYVELFTGQSPSENEIRRFRARNGY, encoded by the coding sequence ATGGCTAAAAACGACATACCCCGCCCGCGCGCCTCGGAACGCATGTGGCTTGATGCCGCGCTAGAGCTTTTGATTACCGTTGGTGTGGATGGGGTGAAGATCATGCCGCTGGCCAATCACCTCGGCCTGACACGCACCGGATTCTATCACCACTTCCGCGACCGCGAGGCGCTGTTGGACGCTATGATCAAACGGTGGGAGGACAAGAACACAGGCAATTTGGTTGCCCAGTGCGCGCTCTATGCCGAGACCATCTGCGAAGCGATGTTCAACCTTCAGGATTGTTGGTTCCAGAAAGACCTTTTCGATGCCCAGCTTGACCGTGCCATCCGCAACTGGGCTGATCATGACGCAGACCTAGAACGGCGGGTGGAAGCCGCCGACGCCCAGCGCAAAGCTGCCATCAAAACGATGTTCGAACGCTTCGATTATTCCCCCGACGACGCCGAGGTGCGGACCATGGCGATCCTCTATACGCAGGTCGGCTATATCGCGATGGAGATCAAAGAAGACCCCATCGGCCGGATCGACCGCGTTCCACTATATGTCGAACTTTTCACGGGTCAGTCACCCTCGGAAAACGAGATCCGGCGTTTTCGCGCACGGAACGGATATTGA
- a CDS encoding reductive dehalogenase — MRLFSTRNRPVDLGPYPLERLRRCDTAPGLDQLGLDPHLSFDRPDRPESLVNAMAPYQAALDAIRDGEINPTRSTIPDDPDERARHLKAFGYFSDASMVGITRLDADARRHTPTENPGIQELVTALGTREVQTLAAGIDTLMAELKESLSAGIRPVSGHSHAIVFLYEHHRAPRADEPGADWIMDAQDHRACLLSSETAIVIANYLRLLGFDAKAHTGAASDVWMSRLSVQAGLTWATPDGPRAPWVGDQFGIAVVTTDLEITPDRPLAPEAEQSNLTGLRWKLGVDSAKSGMNRDPYVRRDYAQGPLPFERLKRVDKPTSYIDEENVARVPKRSDMFARAQFGDMGKHLHEHSSGGMYVRKAAPSYAQRRALGVFTPLQDGPVAKGARPTDAENNAAALRAASYFLGIDAAGTSRCPDWVWYSHDATGAEIVPTHHNAISMIVDQGFETMEGASGDDWIAVSQSMRAYLRFSLIGGVIAQQIRNLGYSAKAHTVMDGTVLQPPLLLLAGLGEISRIGEVILHPLLGPRLKSGAVTTDMPLSHDRPIDFGLQKFCESCNKCARECPSGAITAGPKKMFNGYEIWKSDSQKCTTYRVTQPGGAMCGRCMKTCPWNLEGLFAQTPFRWAASNLPGAAPVLAKLDDAVGNGGLNEVKKWWWDLELGPDGGYHAPVEPVNRRGLQRELDLKPEDQTLATYPAPLAPPPYPYPFPMDREAGIAAYDAMITAKEYRDRKARGDLSMIHKYFVPQDSPVLQLTLSKVEQMTPNVTKYELSALDGSDLPAWTAGAHLDVLVSPDFLRQYSMSGDPADRSRYQIGVLREDEGRGGSALLHRIFTEGRKVFVSHPINHFELVEDAPKTFLMGGGIGITPMIAFAHRLHTIGADFALHYSASSRKDAGYLDDLAAMPWADRVHLHFSDEGSRADFNTVFTDAPDGAHVYACGADRYMDAVMQAAATQGIPEDARHLEYFSVPEQPDYENHPFSLRLKDGRKIEVSADQTAADALNGAGFHVDVKCSDGICGVCKCGVLSGEVEHRDFVLSNAQREGAMILCQSRAKDPDGEIALDL; from the coding sequence ATGCGCCTGTTTTCGACCCGCAATCGGCCCGTGGATCTGGGCCCCTACCCGCTTGAACGCCTACGCCGTTGCGACACGGCGCCCGGACTGGATCAGCTCGGCCTAGATCCGCATCTGTCCTTTGATCGGCCCGACCGCCCCGAAAGCCTTGTCAACGCAATGGCCCCTTATCAGGCGGCGCTGGACGCGATCCGGGATGGAGAGATCAATCCAACCCGCTCGACCATTCCCGATGATCCAGACGAGCGCGCGCGTCACCTGAAGGCCTTTGGCTATTTCTCGGACGCGTCGATGGTCGGGATCACACGGTTGGACGCGGATGCCCGTCGCCACACACCCACCGAAAATCCCGGCATTCAGGAGCTGGTCACGGCCCTCGGCACCCGCGAGGTCCAGACGCTGGCCGCCGGGATCGACACGTTGATGGCCGAGTTGAAGGAAAGCCTGTCTGCTGGCATCCGCCCCGTGTCGGGTCACAGCCACGCGATAGTCTTTCTGTACGAACACCACCGTGCCCCCCGCGCAGACGAGCCGGGCGCGGATTGGATCATGGACGCGCAGGACCACCGCGCCTGTCTTCTGTCCTCGGAAACCGCCATCGTAATTGCGAACTATCTGCGGCTTTTGGGGTTCGACGCGAAGGCCCACACGGGTGCGGCCAGCGATGTCTGGATGTCTCGGCTGTCCGTACAGGCCGGGCTGACATGGGCAACGCCGGATGGCCCACGTGCCCCGTGGGTCGGCGACCAATTCGGCATTGCCGTCGTCACCACCGATCTTGAGATCACGCCCGACCGCCCCCTTGCCCCCGAGGCTGAGCAATCGAACCTGACCGGTTTGCGGTGGAAGCTGGGCGTGGACAGCGCCAAATCCGGCATGAACCGCGATCCTTATGTACGTCGCGACTATGCCCAAGGCCCGCTGCCCTTCGAGCGGTTGAAGCGTGTCGACAAGCCCACGTCCTATATCGACGAAGAAAACGTCGCGCGCGTGCCGAAACGATCCGACATGTTCGCCCGTGCGCAGTTTGGCGATATGGGCAAGCACCTGCACGAGCATTCCTCGGGCGGGATGTATGTGCGCAAAGCCGCCCCCAGCTATGCCCAGCGCCGCGCGCTTGGGGTCTTTACGCCGCTGCAAGATGGTCCTGTGGCGAAGGGCGCGCGACCGACAGACGCGGAAAACAACGCCGCCGCCCTGCGCGCCGCCAGCTATTTCCTTGGGATCGACGCGGCCGGGACTAGCCGCTGCCCGGACTGGGTTTGGTACAGCCACGACGCCACCGGGGCCGAGATCGTGCCGACCCATCACAACGCGATCTCGATGATCGTGGATCAGGGCTTTGAAACGATGGAGGGCGCGTCCGGCGACGACTGGATTGCGGTCAGCCAATCCATGCGCGCCTATCTGCGGTTCTCGCTGATCGGAGGCGTCATCGCCCAGCAGATCCGCAACCTCGGCTATTCCGCCAAGGCCCATACGGTGATGGATGGTACGGTGCTACAACCGCCGCTGCTGCTTCTCGCCGGATTGGGCGAAATCAGCCGCATCGGCGAGGTTATTTTGCATCCCCTGCTTGGCCCGCGTCTGAAATCCGGCGCGGTGACGACGGACATGCCGCTGTCCCATGACAGACCAATTGATTTCGGCCTGCAGAAGTTTTGCGAATCTTGCAACAAATGCGCCCGCGAGTGCCCCTCGGGCGCGATCACAGCCGGACCAAAGAAGATGTTCAACGGCTATGAGATCTGGAAATCGGACAGCCAGAAATGCACCACCTATCGCGTGACGCAGCCGGGCGGCGCGATGTGTGGGCGCTGCATGAAGACCTGCCCGTGGAACCTTGAGGGGCTGTTTGCGCAGACGCCGTTCCGCTGGGCAGCTTCAAACCTGCCGGGGGCAGCGCCTGTCTTGGCGAAGCTCGATGATGCGGTCGGCAATGGCGGCCTGAACGAGGTTAAGAAATGGTGGTGGGATTTGGAGCTGGGGCCGGATGGCGGCTATCACGCACCGGTCGAGCCGGTGAACCGTCGTGGTCTTCAGCGCGAGCTTGACCTGAAGCCCGAGGATCAGACCCTTGCGACCTATCCCGCGCCCCTGGCCCCGCCGCCCTATCCCTATCCGTTCCCGATGGACCGCGAGGCCGGGATTGCGGCCTATGACGCGATGATCACGGCCAAGGAGTATCGCGATCGCAAAGCACGTGGCGATCTGTCGATGATCCACAAGTATTTCGTCCCGCAAGACAGCCCCGTGCTGCAGCTGACCCTGTCGAAGGTCGAACAGATGACGCCGAACGTCACAAAATACGAGCTGTCCGCGCTGGACGGATCGGATTTGCCCGCATGGACCGCCGGGGCGCATCTGGATGTGCTCGTCTCGCCCGATTTCTTGCGGCAGTATTCGATGTCCGGCGATCCGGCTGACCGCAGCCGCTATCAGATCGGCGTCCTGCGCGAAGACGAGGGGCGTGGCGGCTCGGCTCTTTTGCACCGCATCTTCACCGAGGGCCGCAAGGTCTTCGTCTCGCACCCCATCAACCACTTTGAACTGGTCGAGGACGCCCCCAAGACCTTCCTGATGGGAGGCGGTATCGGTATCACCCCGATGATCGCGTTCGCGCACCGTCTGCACACCATCGGTGCGGATTTCGCACTGCATTACTCGGCCAGCAGCCGGAAGGATGCGGGGTATCTGGACGACTTGGCCGCGATGCCGTGGGCCGACCGCGTACATCTGCATTTCTCGGACGAAGGCAGCCGTGCTGATTTCAATACTGTGTTCACAGACGCCCCGGATGGCGCGCATGTTTATGCCTGTGGGGCGGATCGTTATATGGACGCCGTGATGCAGGCCGCGGCCACTCAAGGCATCCCCGAGGACGCGCGGCATCTGGAGTATTTCAGCGTGCCCGAGCAGCCTGACTATGAAAACCACCCGTTCTCCTTGCGCCTGAAAGATGGTCGCAAGATCGAAGTCTCTGCGGATCAAACCGCTGCAGACGCCTTGAACGGCGCTGGGTTCCATGTCGACGTCAAATGCTCGGACGGGATCTGTGGCGTGTGCAAATGCGGCGTGCTGTCAGGCGAAGTCGAACACCGCGACTTTGTCCTGTCCAACGCCCAGCGCGAAGGCGCCATGATCCTGTGCCAAAGCCGTGCAAAGGACCCGGACGGAGAGATTGCGCTGGATCTGTAG
- a CDS encoding fasciclin domain-containing protein: MLRRTFIAVTAAAAFAAPAFADDHSKDIVDTAVGAGSFTTLVAAVQAAGLVDTLKGDGPFTVFAPTDDAFAALPEGTVETLLMPENKDKLVSILTYHVVPGKVMSGDLSDGMMAATVQGAEVKIGTMSGVTVQGANVTAADIEASNGVIHVIDSVILPPES; encoded by the coding sequence ATGCTTCGTCGTACATTCATCGCCGTCACCGCTGCCGCCGCCTTTGCCGCTCCGGCTTTCGCAGATGACCATTCCAAGGACATCGTCGATACTGCGGTCGGCGCAGGCAGCTTCACCACACTGGTCGCCGCCGTTCAGGCCGCCGGTCTGGTCGACACCCTGAAGGGCGACGGCCCCTTCACCGTCTTCGCCCCAACAGATGATGCTTTCGCAGCCCTGCCTGAAGGCACAGTCGAAACGCTGCTGATGCCGGAAAACAAAGACAAGCTGGTATCAATTCTGACCTATCACGTGGTCCCCGGCAAAGTGATGTCCGGCGATCTGTCGGACGGCATGATGGCCGCCACCGTGCAGGGCGCTGAGGTCAAAATCGGCACCATGTCCGGCGTAACCGTTCAGGGCGCCAACGTCACCGCTGCCGACATCGAAGCCTCGAACGGTGTGATCCATGTAATCGACAGCGTGATCCTGCCCCCGGAAAGCTAA
- a CDS encoding sensor histidine kinase has translation MFNTLSGRFLILTTLFVMLAEILIFVPSVARFRADYLQDRLERAQIASLALLADDMIAPELEAELLENAEVYNVVLRRDEMRELMLSSPPPGAVTHDYDLRDASAMTLIGDAMMRLFNPEPEVIRVIGDPVREGGLVIEITMWTAKLRAAMIDYGLNILLLSAVISVITALLLFLAVQRLIVRPIKGVVGNMKAYAADPEDARRIIAPGTNVTELREAEVTLRSLQTDLTGALKQKERLAQLGGAVARISHDLRNVLTTAQLFADRMETSEDPMVKRVVPKLVNSITRAVSLCENTLAFGKAEEPAPTMHRFNLAELTADIIESERLSAGEHDLSFAEDIPAGLNLRADPEQLYRVLSNLVRNARQAIVASGKPGEIALQASETESDWQIRVVDTGPGLPKSSRDHLFQPFAGTNRKGGSGLGMAISAELVRGHGGTLKLERSDDTGTAFLITLPRNIAE, from the coding sequence GTGTTCAATACTCTTTCCGGCCGTTTTCTGATCCTGACGACGCTGTTCGTCATGCTGGCCGAGATTTTGATCTTCGTACCGTCGGTCGCGCGCTTTCGGGCCGATTACCTGCAGGATCGTCTGGAACGGGCGCAGATCGCGTCGTTGGCGTTGCTGGCCGATGATATGATCGCACCGGAACTGGAAGCCGAACTTCTGGAAAATGCGGAGGTCTACAACGTCGTTCTGCGCCGCGATGAGATGCGCGAACTGATGTTGTCATCGCCGCCACCCGGGGCGGTCACGCACGACTATGATCTGCGCGATGCATCCGCAATGACCCTGATCGGGGATGCGATGATGCGCCTGTTCAATCCCGAACCCGAGGTGATCCGCGTCATCGGGGATCCTGTACGTGAAGGTGGTCTGGTGATCGAGATCACGATGTGGACCGCCAAACTGCGCGCCGCGATGATTGACTATGGCCTGAACATCTTACTGCTGTCGGCTGTCATTTCAGTTATTACCGCGCTTCTGCTGTTCCTTGCGGTGCAACGGCTGATCGTACGCCCGATCAAGGGCGTCGTGGGCAATATGAAGGCCTATGCCGCCGATCCCGAAGATGCGCGGCGTATTATCGCCCCCGGAACAAACGTAACTGAACTGCGCGAAGCAGAAGTCACCCTGCGTAGTCTGCAAACCGACCTGACTGGCGCGTTGAAGCAGAAAGAGCGGCTGGCGCAATTGGGTGGCGCGGTCGCCCGGATCAGCCACGACCTGCGCAATGTGTTGACCACAGCTCAGCTGTTTGCCGACCGGATGGAGACCAGCGAAGATCCAATGGTGAAGCGGGTGGTGCCGAAACTTGTGAACTCGATCACCCGCGCGGTCAGCTTGTGTGAAAACACACTGGCCTTTGGCAAGGCGGAAGAGCCCGCGCCGACGATGCACCGCTTCAATCTGGCCGAGCTGACAGCCGACATCATCGAAAGCGAGCGTCTGTCGGCGGGCGAACACGACCTGTCCTTTGCGGAAGACATTCCCGCAGGGCTGAACCTGCGCGCCGACCCCGAGCAGCTTTATCGCGTGCTCTCGAACCTTGTGCGCAACGCGCGTCAGGCGATCGTGGCGTCTGGCAAACCGGGCGAGATTGCGTTGCAGGCCAGCGAAACCGAAAGTGATTGGCAGATCCGCGTGGTGGATACCGGCCCGGGACTTCCCAAATCGTCTCGGGATCATCTGTTCCAGCCCTTTGCTGGCACCAACCGTAAGGGGGGGTCCGGTCTGGGCATGGCGATCTCGGCGGAATTGGTGCGTGGGCATGGCGGCACGCTAAAGCTGGAACGCTCCGACGACACCGGTACGGCCTTCCTGATCACCTTGCCGCGCAATATCGCAGAGTGA
- a CDS encoding dihydrolipoyl dehydrogenase family protein: protein MAERIKTDVCIIGAGSGGLSVAAGAVQMGASVVLLEGHKMGGDCLNYGCVPSKALLHAGKSAMGWDAAHDHVRQTIATIEPHDSVERFEGLGVRVITEYGQFISPKEVQAGDYVIEARRFVISTGSSPLVPPIPGIENVPYETNETIFDLKTRPDHLLIIGGGPIGMEMAQAHRRLGCEVTVIEGMKALGRDDPEMAAHVLDALRDEGIAIEEDAMAAEIRGKAGAIEIEAKDGQVFKGTHLLMAVGRKANTDKLNLEAAGIEPTRTGIKVDASLRTTNKKVYAIGDVAGGLQFTHVAGYHAGVIIRSMLFGLPSKQRTDHIPWATYTAPELAQIGLTEAEARKTHGDKLEVARFDFAGNDRAIATQQTKGLIKVMIVKGRPVGVSIVGPGAGEMITLWALAIANRLKMGQIAGMVAPYPTMAEISKRAAGAYFSPRLFDNPMVKRVVGFVQKFIP from the coding sequence ATGGCTGAACGTATCAAGACGGATGTCTGTATCATCGGCGCAGGCTCGGGCGGGTTGTCTGTCGCAGCTGGGGCCGTGCAGATGGGCGCATCAGTCGTGCTGCTGGAAGGCCACAAGATGGGTGGAGACTGCCTGAACTATGGCTGTGTCCCGTCCAAGGCACTGCTCCATGCAGGCAAGTCGGCGATGGGCTGGGACGCGGCTCATGACCACGTGCGCCAGACCATCGCGACCATTGAACCTCACGACTCGGTCGAGCGGTTCGAGGGTTTGGGCGTGCGGGTGATCACCGAATACGGCCAGTTCATCTCGCCGAAAGAGGTGCAAGCGGGCGACTATGTCATCGAGGCACGGCGCTTCGTGATATCGACCGGCTCGTCGCCGCTGGTGCCGCCGATTCCGGGCATCGAGAATGTGCCTTATGAAACCAACGAGACGATCTTTGACCTGAAAACCCGTCCCGACCATCTGCTGATCATCGGCGGCGGTCCCATCGGAATGGAAATGGCGCAGGCGCACCGTCGCCTTGGCTGTGAGGTCACCGTGATTGAAGGCATGAAGGCGCTGGGCCGGGACGATCCCGAGATGGCCGCGCACGTGCTGGACGCATTGCGCGACGAAGGTATCGCCATTGAAGAAGACGCAATGGCCGCCGAAATTCGCGGCAAGGCGGGTGCGATCGAGATCGAGGCCAAGGATGGTCAGGTCTTCAAAGGTACCCATCTTCTGATGGCTGTTGGACGCAAAGCAAATACAGACAAGCTGAACCTTGAGGCTGCGGGCATTGAACCCACCCGCACAGGCATCAAGGTCGATGCCAGCCTGCGCACCACCAACAAGAAGGTCTATGCCATTGGAGACGTCGCGGGTGGGCTGCAATTTACCCATGTCGCTGGATACCATGCGGGCGTCATTATCCGTTCGATGCTGTTCGGCCTGCCGTCCAAGCAGCGAACAGATCACATCCCGTGGGCAACCTATACTGCGCCGGAACTGGCACAGATCGGCCTAACCGAAGCTGAGGCGCGCAAGACTCACGGTGACAAGCTGGAGGTTGCCCGGTTCGACTTCGCTGGGAATGACCGCGCCATTGCGACCCAGCAGACAAAGGGTCTGATCAAGGTGATGATCGTCAAGGGACGCCCAGTTGGGGTATCCATCGTTGGCCCCGGTGCGGGCGAGATGATCACCCTTTGGGCGCTGGCCATCGCCAACCGTTTGAAAATGGGGCAGATCGCTGGCATGGTCGCCCCCTATCCCACCATGGCGGAAATCAGCAAGCGGGCGGCTGGGGCCTATTTCTCGCCTCGACTTTTTGATAATCCTATGGTCAAGCGGGTGGTAGGTTTCGTGCAGAAATTTATCCCGTAA